Proteins from one Bacteroides zhangwenhongii genomic window:
- a CDS encoding HU family DNA-binding protein: protein MIRYKIYQNQQKKGVNAGKWFARAVSDETYDLGKLAEHMSKHNSPYSGGVIKGVLTDMVDCIKELLLDGKSVKIDDLAIFGVGIRSKAAETLEEFSLEKNITGMRLRARATGNLSTTNLKLDSQLKQQAEYQKPTASGGGSDSGNTPDTNPDDNGGEAPDPAE, encoded by the coding sequence GAATGCGGGTAAGTGGTTCGCCCGTGCGGTAAGCGATGAGACGTATGACCTCGGCAAACTTGCCGAACACATGTCGAAGCACAATTCTCCGTATTCCGGTGGTGTCATCAAAGGTGTGCTCACCGACATGGTGGATTGCATCAAGGAGTTATTGCTCGACGGCAAGAGTGTGAAAATCGATGACCTTGCCATCTTCGGTGTGGGCATACGCAGCAAAGCTGCCGAAACGCTGGAAGAGTTCTCATTGGAGAAGAATATCACCGGGATGCGCCTCAGAGCCCGTGCCACCGGTAATCTGTCTACTACTAATCTGAAGCTCGACAGCCAGCTGAAGCAGCAGGCGGAGTATCAGAAACCTACCGCTTCCGGTGGCGGTTCCGATTCGGGCAATACACCGGATACAAACCCGGATGATAACGGAGGAGAAGCTCCCGACCCGGCAGAGTAA
- a CDS encoding smalltalk protein has product MSNSSSRRSVWGLVLKIIITVATAIGGVFGIQSCM; this is encoded by the coding sequence ATGAGCAATTCATCATCACGCCGCTCCGTATGGGGCCTAGTTCTCAAAATCATTATCACTGTAGCCACCGCTATCGGAGGAGTGTTCGGAATACAAAGCTGTATGTAG
- a CDS encoding N-acetylmuramoyl-L-alanine amidase yields MRTITLIIIHCSATPEGKSLSAEACRLDHIRHRGFRDIGYHFYITRDGEIHRGRSLEEVGAHCRNHNAHSIGACYEGGLDADGKPKDTRTLEQKGALLALLRELRRQFPKALIVGHHDLNPMKGCPCFDAVKEYGQV; encoded by the coding sequence ATGAGAACGATCACACTGATTATCATTCATTGCAGTGCTACGCCGGAGGGGAAATCCCTTTCGGCGGAAGCCTGTCGTCTGGACCATATCCGCCATCGTGGGTTCCGCGACATCGGGTATCATTTCTATATCACACGGGACGGAGAAATCCACAGAGGACGATCGCTTGAAGAGGTCGGGGCACATTGCCGGAATCACAATGCCCACTCGATAGGTGCTTGTTATGAAGGCGGACTGGATGCGGACGGAAAGCCGAAGGATACGCGCACATTGGAGCAGAAAGGGGCTTTGCTTGCTTTGTTGAGAGAGTTGAGAAGACAGTTTCCGAAAGCATTGATTGTGGGACATCATGATTTGAATCCCATGAAAGGATGTCCATGCTTTGATGCGGTGAAAGAATACGGACAAGTATAG